In the Apteryx mantelli isolate bAptMan1 chromosome 1, bAptMan1.hap1, whole genome shotgun sequence genome, one interval contains:
- the RUBCNL gene encoding protein associated with UVRAG as autophagy enhancer isoform X3 has translation MSLQAVAIGSYARTEVFKHSGSKKQTLTETAYSSSPSVYAPARISCLAPTPQISVLSGSTSPLNISAVPLNRSLQDIFVLPEDVEKENAHFFVADMIIASLEKMKCNILSQQAESWGLEETSGSDGSYHTDLEFSSYPGVKKSDSSVASSDSGYEGCALLNVSSSVHLPSHHEVTRFPCHSDSDDEYVIIELEDLESLSVSPDERSSFEPGCNSAEATAQELYRAFRKHWLQTEAAVQLSGFLSSSKQRVVLKEEIPRKLESSLNLAEEIKIVSKLRGSSGWAPPRSQIIFNIHPSVKRDAVVAAQNFTCVGCGTPIESKYIRRLRYCDYLGKYFCDCCHSYAQSCIPARILMKWDFKKYYVCNFAKHLLDSIWQQPIFNVSCINKALYRKTKEMDRVREIQEQLFHLKKLLKTCRFGERVLKEFEQVPSHLTEELHFFSLEDLVKIKRGQLLPLLKDILKSSTSHVDGCELCQAKGFICEFCQSADLVFPFQIAKCKRCAECKTCFHKACFKSGGCPKCLRIAARRRLSEMPSFAPL, from the exons ATGTCTCTCCAGGCAGTAGCTATAGGTAGCTACGCCAGAACGGAAGTCTTCAAACATTCCGGCTCtaaaaag CAGACTCTTACAGAAACGGCATATTCTTCAAGTCCCTCGGTGTATGCTCCAGCGAGGATTAGCTGTCTTGCTCCAACACCTCAAATCTCAGTTCTGTCAG GTTCTACTTCACCTTTGAACATAAGCGCTGTTCCCTTGAATCGTTCCTTGCAGGATATCTTCGTGCTTCCAGAAGACGTGGAGAAG GAGAACGCACACTTCTTTGTTGCAGATATGATTATAGCATCTCTGGAAAAGATGAAATGTAATATCCTAAGCCAACAGGCAGAGTCCTGGGGTCTGGAGGAAACCAGTGGATCAGATGGCAGCTATCACACTGATTTGGAGTTTTCTTCCTATCCAGGAGTAAAGAAGTCAGATTCTTCTGTTGCCTCTTCAGACAGTGGTTATGAAG GCTGTGCTCTGCTGAATGTCAGCTCCTCGGTACATCTACCGTCACATCACGAGGTTACCAGATTTCCATGCCACAGTGACTCAGATGATGAATACGTAATTATTG aACTTGAAGACCTTGAAAGTCTGTCAGTCTCCCCAGATGAAAG ATCATCTTTTGAACCGGGCTGTAATTCTGCCGAAGCAACAGCTCAAGAGCTGTACAGGGCTTTCAGAAAACACTGGTTGCAGACAGAAGCTGCAGTTCAACTGTCTGGTTTCCTGAGCTCATCTAAGCAGAGA GTTGTGCTGAAAGAAGAGATTCCAAGAAAGCTGGAGTCCAGTTTGAATCTGGCTGAAGAAATAAAGATTGTATCCAAATTAAGAGGATCTTCTGGCTGGGCCCCACCAAGATCtcaaattatatttaatattcaCCCTTCAGTCAA GAGAGACGCTGTGGTGGCTGCCCAAAACTTTACGTGTGTTGGTTGTGGAACCCCAATAGAAAGCA AATATATCAGGAGACTCCGCTATTGTGATTACCTGGGGAAATACTTTTGTGACTGTTGCCACAGCTATGCCCAGTCTTGCATTCCTGCCCGAATACTGATGAAATGGGACTTCAAAAAATACTACGTGTGCAACTTCGCCAAACACCTACTGGACAGCATATGGCAGCAGCCAATTTTCAATGTGTCATGTATCAACAAAGCCCTctatagaaaaacaaaagaaatggacAGGGTGAGG GAGATACAAGAacagctttttcatttaaaaaagctgTTGAAAACCTGCAGGTTTGGTGAAAG GGTACTGAAAGAATTTGAACAGGTCCCAAGCCATCTGACTGAGGAGCTGCACTTCTTCTCACTGGAGGACCTGGTGAAGATCAAACGAGGGCAGTTACTGCCCCTTCTTAAAGATATTCTGAAAAGCTCCACCTCTCATGTGGATGGTTGTGAG CTCTGTCAGGCAAAGGGGTTTATCTGTGAATTCTGTCAGAGTGCAGATCTAGTCTTTCCGTTTCAGATTGCCAAATGCAAAAGATGCGCAG AGTGCAAAACATGCTTTCACAAAGCGTGTTTCAAGTCTGGAGGCTGCCCCAAATGTCTGCGGATTGCAGCTCGGAGGAGGCTTTCAGAAATGCCATCGTTTGCACCTCTGTGA
- the RUBCNL gene encoding protein associated with UVRAG as autophagy enhancer isoform X1 — translation MSLQAVAIGSYARTEVFKHSGSKKQTLTETAYSSSPSVYAPARISCLAPTPQISVLSDEYLRPAVIGHAGSFGSYPDSAEAIKDILLSVLNASGLKPSLLSEQTTMQRAEHPDSDLERWEESSDGDNNDDSDSGSPHHSAAYTQTDIRFTRHRVCWDNTQCDSSKPLLDSLFCPHYSGRDLATSSLNGFTLSEVSPLKQDCFTQVTLTGGTVTSAVVLAGKEHRNSFSPPEGDLAFTSFLPDSTVSKPIDPLKYCGALEPAPVSNSDCSSLHGFSQPEPSDQPGSTSPLNISAVPLNRSLQDIFVLPEDVEKENAHFFVADMIIASLEKMKCNILSQQAESWGLEETSGSDGSYHTDLEFSSYPGVKKSDSSVASSDSGYEGCALLNVSSSVHLPSHHEVTRFPCHSDSDDEYVIIELEDLESLSVSPDERSSFEPGCNSAEATAQELYRAFRKHWLQTEAAVQLSGFLSSSKQRVVLKEEIPRKLESSLNLAEEIKIVSKLRGSSGWAPPRSQIIFNIHPSVKRDAVVAAQNFTCVGCGTPIESKYIRRLRYCDYLGKYFCDCCHSYAQSCIPARILMKWDFKKYYVCNFAKHLLDSIWQQPIFNVSCINKALYRKTKEMDRVREIQEQLFHLKKLLKTCRFGERVLKEFEQVPSHLTEELHFFSLEDLVKIKRGQLLPLLKDILKSSTSHVDGCELCQAKGFICEFCQSADLVFPFQIAKCKRCAECKTCFHKACFKSGGCPKCLRIAARRRLSEMPSFAPL, via the exons ATGTCTCTCCAGGCAGTAGCTATAGGTAGCTACGCCAGAACGGAAGTCTTCAAACATTCCGGCTCtaaaaag CAGACTCTTACAGAAACGGCATATTCTTCAAGTCCCTCGGTGTATGCTCCAGCGAGGATTAGCTGTCTTGCTCCAACACCTCAAATCTCAGTTCTGTCAG ATGAATACTTGAGGCCAGCAGTGATTGGACATGCAGGAAGTTTTGGATCATACCCAGACAGTGCTGAAGCTATCAAAGACATTCTCTTGTCTGTTCTAAATGCATCTGGTCTGAAGCCCTCTTTGCTGTCAGAGCAGACCACCATGCAGAGAGCTGAACATCCAGACAGTGACCTGGAGCGGTGGGAAGAGAGCAGCGATGGGGATAACAATGATGACAGTGATAGCGGTTCCCCACATCACAGTGCTGCTTATACACAAACAGATATTAGGTTTACAAGGCATCGGGTGTGTTGGGACAATACGCAGTGTGATTCCTCTAAACCTCTGTTGGATTCTTTATTTTGCCCACATTATTCTGGCAGGGATCTGGCTACTTCCTCCTTGAATGGTTTCACTCTTTCAGAAGTATCCCCTCTAAAGCAGGACTGCTTTACCCAAGTAACATTAACAGGAGGCACCGTCACATCAGCTGTTGTGCTTGCTGGAAAAGAACATCGAAACTCTTTCAGTCCCCCAGAAGGAGACTTGGCTTTTACAAGTTTTCTCCCAGATTCAACAGTTAGTAAGCCAATAGATCCATTAAAATACTGTGGTGCTTTGGAGCCTGCACCTGTTAGCAACAGTGACTGCAGTTCTCTGCATGGCTTTTCCCAGCCAGAGCCATCGGATCAACCAG GTTCTACTTCACCTTTGAACATAAGCGCTGTTCCCTTGAATCGTTCCTTGCAGGATATCTTCGTGCTTCCAGAAGACGTGGAGAAG GAGAACGCACACTTCTTTGTTGCAGATATGATTATAGCATCTCTGGAAAAGATGAAATGTAATATCCTAAGCCAACAGGCAGAGTCCTGGGGTCTGGAGGAAACCAGTGGATCAGATGGCAGCTATCACACTGATTTGGAGTTTTCTTCCTATCCAGGAGTAAAGAAGTCAGATTCTTCTGTTGCCTCTTCAGACAGTGGTTATGAAG GCTGTGCTCTGCTGAATGTCAGCTCCTCGGTACATCTACCGTCACATCACGAGGTTACCAGATTTCCATGCCACAGTGACTCAGATGATGAATACGTAATTATTG aACTTGAAGACCTTGAAAGTCTGTCAGTCTCCCCAGATGAAAG ATCATCTTTTGAACCGGGCTGTAATTCTGCCGAAGCAACAGCTCAAGAGCTGTACAGGGCTTTCAGAAAACACTGGTTGCAGACAGAAGCTGCAGTTCAACTGTCTGGTTTCCTGAGCTCATCTAAGCAGAGA GTTGTGCTGAAAGAAGAGATTCCAAGAAAGCTGGAGTCCAGTTTGAATCTGGCTGAAGAAATAAAGATTGTATCCAAATTAAGAGGATCTTCTGGCTGGGCCCCACCAAGATCtcaaattatatttaatattcaCCCTTCAGTCAA GAGAGACGCTGTGGTGGCTGCCCAAAACTTTACGTGTGTTGGTTGTGGAACCCCAATAGAAAGCA AATATATCAGGAGACTCCGCTATTGTGATTACCTGGGGAAATACTTTTGTGACTGTTGCCACAGCTATGCCCAGTCTTGCATTCCTGCCCGAATACTGATGAAATGGGACTTCAAAAAATACTACGTGTGCAACTTCGCCAAACACCTACTGGACAGCATATGGCAGCAGCCAATTTTCAATGTGTCATGTATCAACAAAGCCCTctatagaaaaacaaaagaaatggacAGGGTGAGG GAGATACAAGAacagctttttcatttaaaaaagctgTTGAAAACCTGCAGGTTTGGTGAAAG GGTACTGAAAGAATTTGAACAGGTCCCAAGCCATCTGACTGAGGAGCTGCACTTCTTCTCACTGGAGGACCTGGTGAAGATCAAACGAGGGCAGTTACTGCCCCTTCTTAAAGATATTCTGAAAAGCTCCACCTCTCATGTGGATGGTTGTGAG CTCTGTCAGGCAAAGGGGTTTATCTGTGAATTCTGTCAGAGTGCAGATCTAGTCTTTCCGTTTCAGATTGCCAAATGCAAAAGATGCGCAG AGTGCAAAACATGCTTTCACAAAGCGTGTTTCAAGTCTGGAGGCTGCCCCAAATGTCTGCGGATTGCAGCTCGGAGGAGGCTTTCAGAAATGCCATCGTTTGCACCTCTGTGA
- the RUBCNL gene encoding protein associated with UVRAG as autophagy enhancer isoform X2 — translation MSLQAVAIGSYARTEVFKHSGSKKTLTETAYSSSPSVYAPARISCLAPTPQISVLSDEYLRPAVIGHAGSFGSYPDSAEAIKDILLSVLNASGLKPSLLSEQTTMQRAEHPDSDLERWEESSDGDNNDDSDSGSPHHSAAYTQTDIRFTRHRVCWDNTQCDSSKPLLDSLFCPHYSGRDLATSSLNGFTLSEVSPLKQDCFTQVTLTGGTVTSAVVLAGKEHRNSFSPPEGDLAFTSFLPDSTVSKPIDPLKYCGALEPAPVSNSDCSSLHGFSQPEPSDQPGSTSPLNISAVPLNRSLQDIFVLPEDVEKENAHFFVADMIIASLEKMKCNILSQQAESWGLEETSGSDGSYHTDLEFSSYPGVKKSDSSVASSDSGYEGCALLNVSSSVHLPSHHEVTRFPCHSDSDDEYVIIELEDLESLSVSPDERSSFEPGCNSAEATAQELYRAFRKHWLQTEAAVQLSGFLSSSKQRVVLKEEIPRKLESSLNLAEEIKIVSKLRGSSGWAPPRSQIIFNIHPSVKRDAVVAAQNFTCVGCGTPIESKYIRRLRYCDYLGKYFCDCCHSYAQSCIPARILMKWDFKKYYVCNFAKHLLDSIWQQPIFNVSCINKALYRKTKEMDRVREIQEQLFHLKKLLKTCRFGERVLKEFEQVPSHLTEELHFFSLEDLVKIKRGQLLPLLKDILKSSTSHVDGCELCQAKGFICEFCQSADLVFPFQIAKCKRCAECKTCFHKACFKSGGCPKCLRIAARRRLSEMPSFAPL, via the exons ATGTCTCTCCAGGCAGTAGCTATAGGTAGCTACGCCAGAACGGAAGTCTTCAAACATTCCGGCTCtaaaaag ACTCTTACAGAAACGGCATATTCTTCAAGTCCCTCGGTGTATGCTCCAGCGAGGATTAGCTGTCTTGCTCCAACACCTCAAATCTCAGTTCTGTCAG ATGAATACTTGAGGCCAGCAGTGATTGGACATGCAGGAAGTTTTGGATCATACCCAGACAGTGCTGAAGCTATCAAAGACATTCTCTTGTCTGTTCTAAATGCATCTGGTCTGAAGCCCTCTTTGCTGTCAGAGCAGACCACCATGCAGAGAGCTGAACATCCAGACAGTGACCTGGAGCGGTGGGAAGAGAGCAGCGATGGGGATAACAATGATGACAGTGATAGCGGTTCCCCACATCACAGTGCTGCTTATACACAAACAGATATTAGGTTTACAAGGCATCGGGTGTGTTGGGACAATACGCAGTGTGATTCCTCTAAACCTCTGTTGGATTCTTTATTTTGCCCACATTATTCTGGCAGGGATCTGGCTACTTCCTCCTTGAATGGTTTCACTCTTTCAGAAGTATCCCCTCTAAAGCAGGACTGCTTTACCCAAGTAACATTAACAGGAGGCACCGTCACATCAGCTGTTGTGCTTGCTGGAAAAGAACATCGAAACTCTTTCAGTCCCCCAGAAGGAGACTTGGCTTTTACAAGTTTTCTCCCAGATTCAACAGTTAGTAAGCCAATAGATCCATTAAAATACTGTGGTGCTTTGGAGCCTGCACCTGTTAGCAACAGTGACTGCAGTTCTCTGCATGGCTTTTCCCAGCCAGAGCCATCGGATCAACCAG GTTCTACTTCACCTTTGAACATAAGCGCTGTTCCCTTGAATCGTTCCTTGCAGGATATCTTCGTGCTTCCAGAAGACGTGGAGAAG GAGAACGCACACTTCTTTGTTGCAGATATGATTATAGCATCTCTGGAAAAGATGAAATGTAATATCCTAAGCCAACAGGCAGAGTCCTGGGGTCTGGAGGAAACCAGTGGATCAGATGGCAGCTATCACACTGATTTGGAGTTTTCTTCCTATCCAGGAGTAAAGAAGTCAGATTCTTCTGTTGCCTCTTCAGACAGTGGTTATGAAG GCTGTGCTCTGCTGAATGTCAGCTCCTCGGTACATCTACCGTCACATCACGAGGTTACCAGATTTCCATGCCACAGTGACTCAGATGATGAATACGTAATTATTG aACTTGAAGACCTTGAAAGTCTGTCAGTCTCCCCAGATGAAAG ATCATCTTTTGAACCGGGCTGTAATTCTGCCGAAGCAACAGCTCAAGAGCTGTACAGGGCTTTCAGAAAACACTGGTTGCAGACAGAAGCTGCAGTTCAACTGTCTGGTTTCCTGAGCTCATCTAAGCAGAGA GTTGTGCTGAAAGAAGAGATTCCAAGAAAGCTGGAGTCCAGTTTGAATCTGGCTGAAGAAATAAAGATTGTATCCAAATTAAGAGGATCTTCTGGCTGGGCCCCACCAAGATCtcaaattatatttaatattcaCCCTTCAGTCAA GAGAGACGCTGTGGTGGCTGCCCAAAACTTTACGTGTGTTGGTTGTGGAACCCCAATAGAAAGCA AATATATCAGGAGACTCCGCTATTGTGATTACCTGGGGAAATACTTTTGTGACTGTTGCCACAGCTATGCCCAGTCTTGCATTCCTGCCCGAATACTGATGAAATGGGACTTCAAAAAATACTACGTGTGCAACTTCGCCAAACACCTACTGGACAGCATATGGCAGCAGCCAATTTTCAATGTGTCATGTATCAACAAAGCCCTctatagaaaaacaaaagaaatggacAGGGTGAGG GAGATACAAGAacagctttttcatttaaaaaagctgTTGAAAACCTGCAGGTTTGGTGAAAG GGTACTGAAAGAATTTGAACAGGTCCCAAGCCATCTGACTGAGGAGCTGCACTTCTTCTCACTGGAGGACCTGGTGAAGATCAAACGAGGGCAGTTACTGCCCCTTCTTAAAGATATTCTGAAAAGCTCCACCTCTCATGTGGATGGTTGTGAG CTCTGTCAGGCAAAGGGGTTTATCTGTGAATTCTGTCAGAGTGCAGATCTAGTCTTTCCGTTTCAGATTGCCAAATGCAAAAGATGCGCAG AGTGCAAAACATGCTTTCACAAAGCGTGTTTCAAGTCTGGAGGCTGCCCCAAATGTCTGCGGATTGCAGCTCGGAGGAGGCTTTCAGAAATGCCATCGTTTGCACCTCTGTGA